Part of the Nicotiana sylvestris chromosome 5, ASM39365v2, whole genome shotgun sequence genome is shown below.
GTTTTCACAAGTTTTGGACAATAATTGGTTCGATTTTGTTCGTCTAAAACCCAATCGTCATAAGCAAATTAACAGAATAATTAGGACTTGTACTAAGAATAAAATGCGTAGAAGAGGATTGGGTTTATGAGTACTGATTTCGGCATTTTAAGTAGAGGATATACAAAGGTTGAGTTTGCTCCGGGTGGAGTGACGGTTATTTCATAAAACAAATGGTATGCATATCAGCTAAAATTTCTCCCAACTTTACACGTAAACCATTTtgcaagttttaaacacatacaATTGGTCTCAAGCATAGGAAGAGAACAAACAACTTATGAATATGGTAATCAAGCTCTAGGCACATAATTAAATCACGGGTACTGTTTTCGCGGTATGGTTGTGATTTTTAATTTCAAGTTAGTTTTAATTATCTCCTTAATTCTTCTAGTTGAATAATTTTGAGGCATGTCATTCACACTTTTAAATCACATAACCTATGGCCATCACTTAATGAATCTTGATTCTTTggaaatcgaggcgcgccattcaGCGAATTCCCATGGCTCTCGTATTAATGtagatataaaaataataaacattcgtagagaaacctttagggccgtttaaaatattatcgtaattgtggacacgttagcgtgacatgattacaattctaaagacaattcggagtatgcgttcgcgcaacttcgaacaaatTTTCTCAATAAAAAATGGGTTttcggaggttattaaattaatttgTCTCATATAGTCCGAGGCGCGCCGcttaccatttaatcatacaaaaaatgacaaatgttcgtagtttgttttAAGCACGCGTAATTTCGGCCAAATTcgtttttttataataaaaaatgttattaatttaattgtgtatacgtacgcgtgacatgattctttacatactaaaaataaaacgaatatacgtacgcgtgattcgtttcaagacaaTTCTATAATTACAAATAGTCAAgctaaaagcggtaataaaagtTGAAAATACGCAATAAGTTCAAAAAATGTGTAAtaagtcagataattaggccaagtataaattgttaagcgaccgtgctagaaccacggaattcaggagtgcctaacaccttctcccgggttaacagaattccttactcggatttctggttcgcagaatgttaaacagagtcatattttcctcgattcgggattaaaaccggtgacttgggacaccataaatctcccaagtggcgactccgaaataaaaaatataaaaatcccattttgattgtcctttaattggaaaaactcccttatatactcccttctcGGGGGCGTagccgaaaaaggaggtgtgacaaaagccacataagaaaataaaatactataTATTAGGTAACTTAATAgcaataataaaaaatttaaaaatatttaatattataaaTAGAAGGGAAAGACGATTTGAACTTGAGATTTAGATTAAAATTATGGTGAAAACTCTCAAACTATGGATAAAACTACAAAATTAAATTTTTACTagataaaaaaactaaaaattagATAACAAATTAAAACTAAGGAATTACAAAATAAATATCTCATATGGGTAATTTTATGAACGAAAATTAAAGTCTAATTTGTATCCTAActttaaaagagaaagaaaatttaattacACGTGATACAAAAAACAATTATAAGAAAATTCAAtagatttaaaatataataataaaaaacttaTGTATTAATGTTTTTaaactaattcaaagttataACTTAAAATAACATGTAATATTATATATTTTGTTTATTGGTAAAATATTAAtgtaaaaaaactaattaaaaattcATAGTAGGAAGAGGATGTATAAAGAGGAAAATAGAGATAGTGTGAGAATATTtatatttggaattaattaagtataagtatattaaataattaaataatactcaaatatattattgaaagatttaaatgaaaaaagagttccaagtaagaggataaaagtacaataataaattaaattttagGAATAAAAAAACTTTGTATTTATATATGTTTATCAAAAAGGTAATAAgcaagatatcaagtcaattggTAAGCTAATAAAAGATGACATGaatataacattattaagtaataGATAATGTAATAACTATAGGCAAAAATTAAAGAGAGAGTTGTTTTGGGTGAAAATGTAGAAGGATAAAACTTATTCGAATTTGTGATGAAACATAAAAAGGTAGTCAGAATTTTGTTAAATAATATGCTCAAACAAGATATATCACAAACGTGATATGTTTAGTATTATTTAATATTGACCacaaaataaaatacaagtaCTAAATCAAGGAGTTGCATTATTacagatataaaataaaaatataaataaaaagaaacatgTTAGCTGGAAGTTTTAAATTTTAAGATAATTGCAATAACTCAAATTATAATTTGTTATTTttgtccgcgcatcgcgcgggtactaatactagtattgTCTAATGACATTTTAACACGTCCAAAttatatcttgtatatataccAGCTCATTTGACAGCCGtaaatcacattaataattaaaaTGTAAAAGAGAAAATCAAATTAATTGCGTATAATAAAGTAGAATGTCCCCATTTATATCTGCTCTTTTATTCTGAAACGAAAGCTTcaattctttctttaaaaaaaattaaaatatcaaAGTTTCTCTTCTTAAAAAAATTGCTAAAGCACGCATGAATAATAACTTTTGTTCGTATTATAATTTATAGCAATAAAAACATTTCTTCTTTCCCTATTTTATGGATTCCTTTTAAAAATTCTAAAGTAATATTTCAATATTCAAGAATTTAATCACCACGGTAAAAGACGAAGTATGAAAAAtcattttctgtatttatttcaGCTTATATATggggaaaaaaaaaggaaaaagaagaaaagaccaACCATTTATCGTGAGGTTAAAAAGCAGGTATGAGTTTCCCTATCATGTCCAATGAGTCATTACATAATACTCATGAATTTCTCGCAGGTTTTCTAAAATGACAGTTGAAGTACTTCACTATACAGACACATTTGTTGTTGCTATCTATCCCAAGTTCTCTTCCAGAGTGTCTTTCACGTTATtcttgccccccccccccctccaacCCCCCAATATATCGAGTGCGGATAAATTTTTACCcttgtatatttttttaaaatgtatGTTATTAGCcatcctgagccgagggtctattggaaacagcttctctatcttcacaaggtaagggtaaggtctatGTACAcgctaccctctccagaccccacagTGTGGGATAttattgggtatgttgttgttgttagccgcttccaaaaacagtagctgacaaagtatatattttttgtatgtaTGTGTATTTTATACAAAAAATAATACATTTTTTATATACTTTTCGACTAGCAAATGCAATAAATTTTACCCGACTGGCCGATTTTGtattttgccttttttttttcctcAATCGAGACACACAAAaaaattctctttttctttctttaaaaatatTATCATTGTTGAATTTTGTGACCAATTTATATAAAAGTTTTAAGGGATTAAGAATAGTAGTTTTATTTACGTAATTATATTTCCAACCCATTCCCTCACGTGCAAACCTAAATTTTTGTGATccaaagtgatttttttttttttttgataatagGTCACAATAAAACTTAAATCCAAGACTTTTACAATCACATTAATGAATTGTGTGATCATCATACATGAAAGCTTAAAATGCTAGAAAGTATTTTTATCCGATTTTAAGAAATGGCAAATGGGGTTATTTGCTTTTTCAAGTCaatggggaaaaagaaaagattcGTACCAACAAAAGGAGAGTTGAAAGACTAAAGTTCATAAATACAGTTATATATAAACTAGACTTACGTAAGTTTGTCTAGCTTTTTAAGGAGGTTAAGATTTTGTCTCAACTTGTCCCATGAACCTCAAAAATTGATTTATACCACCTTTAATGAATTGCAATAAAACATTTCTTTATATTCTAGTTTTCTTGAGTAAACTATTAgcataaaataaaacagaaaattcacaaaaatgacCAATATTAACTCACATCTATTCTATTTTGATGATTGAGAAGACAAAGATAAATAGAAAATTGATATTATTGTTTTTTAACTATATTAAACCTCAATATATGACCCATTATGAGCCATAAATAGGTAATATAATCAAGAAATATGGATAATGTTGTTAAATTGTTTTACAATTTTGTAAATACTATTTCTTCTCTGAACAACAGTTGCTCAAATTTACAATAAATTCAACGAGGAAAAAAAGTGTCATAAAAATAGTATTTATAAAAAGTTGCAATGAGCTTCTTATAAATTCAAAAGCATATATAATGAAATGATGCAATGCAGGTCTTACTTTCAACAAAGTTGTATATTCCTATGCATTAATTGAAAAAAGCTCTCCCCTGTGGATACGTTATTACTATAGCTAATTAATGGAACATAAAAATATAAGAAATATGATCATAACACACTTTAAATTGAATCAAAACCTTAGGCAGGGGAGCAATATTCCTTTTGAATTAATGGTTAAAGTGAGGAATGAACATGGtaaaagttgttagaaaaagcAAATCTTTTCTTTACACATAAGCACTTTCCAAAATCCAAACTAGTGTAGTTCACTCAATATTCTCAATTGAAGTTAATGAAACGAGTGAAAATTATAAGGGATCGTCAAGAATAAAATTTCAACGTAAACAAAAACTTTAAgtaattttttcttatttatttaaattttgaCTATCAGAATTATCTAGCATCTATACTGATAGAAAAAAGCAGAAATTCAATAAATAAACATAAATACACACAAACTGCTCCGGACAAAAAAAAAAGCTTGCAATTTGAATAGGGAGAAGCTAGGCACACTATCCAAGAGCATCAAAAAGCTAATAAAAAACAAATTTGTAAGAACACCAAGCTCACTTAGATTCTTTCACTCAAAATGTTGATACAGTCTTGGCATTCATTACAGTTTCAAGCCACCACTTTATGAGACACCACCAAAATCACAATACACTGCAACTCTAATTATTATGAAAAGCCCCAGGCAATGTGTGTATGTGAGAGAGAATTATGCTGAAGCAAAgactatatatatatgtgtgtgcagAGCAGTGTATATATTATATAGGTATGAAACAGTTGCAGGTATGGCACAGCAAAAAGGAACTCAGTCACTATTGTATAATTTCTAACACATGAGTAATAAAAGGGTAGCCCGATGCAATAAGCTCCCGTACGCAGTCTTATCCTGTATTTCTGTATGCatgaggctgtttccacggctcgaactcgtGGCCGAGTGATCACATGTCAGTAACATTACCAATTACGCTAAGGCCCTCCTTCTAACGATGACTAACACATATACATTTATTTGAGAAGTCTGAGAATTGGTTATTCAATTGGTTTACCTGATAAAGGGAGACAGATTGACATAGCGAGACTTCTGAAGTCTGACTCAATAACATAATAACAAATCAAAAGATATGCCGTTAAGTTTCCAATTTATTGACTGACTCtaccaaaaaaaaattcagaCTATCACCAATCCCAAGAATATATTGaagtaagaaaaataataattagaCTATGGGATTAACATTTCAAAATCTTAgtatattattatcaatattgCAAATAAATAGAGTGATCTGCCAATTAGAATTTGTAAGAACAAGAAACCAACATGTATAAACAAAAAGAGGGGAACAAAATTAGAGTTTATGTTTTATGGACAAATAAGGTCAAAATAACATTATATACAATCATAACATTTTCACAATCAGATCACTTAAAAGCTATTGCAGATAATTATTTAGTGACATTTATTGGTAACCTTGAATAAATGGTAATGCAATATATAACAAATTAAATTATACTAGTACTATACAAATATTCATTATACTGTCAATAATATATAACTTACATCCAAAAAATTGAAACTAGTAGTAGGACGTGCGACATCTTAATGCATCATGAGAATAAACAATAAaagatcatcatcatcatcttaaAACAATTACAATAAGTTCAATACTAAAAACTTTTAATTAGTGTCTTACTGaatttaaataacaaaaaaaagaaaaggagaaaacaaaaaCTAATTCCTGATTGTCTTAGCTATTTTTTCCATATTGATCTCCCTATTAACCAAAATGAACAAACTCAAAGAAAAGAAGGCCTAAATAGATTAGTATAAAATATGATTTCTTTCACCATTGTTTCATCAAATTGAACTAAGGCAGTGTACTATACTGATTCAAATTGCTCCAAGCTTGAATACTattccaattgttgttgttgttctgatCATTTGCATTTCCACTGCTACTATTTGTTGAAGTTGGATTTACTGTCCCAAATGAGTTATCAAAGAACCATTCAGTAGCTAAATTATTATTCCCATGATCACTTCCACTACCATGATcttttcttgaattaatattatTTCCAAAAACTGcagcttcttcttcttgttgttttGATGAAATATCCAAGTTTTGAAACAAAATAGGCTGTGGCTTTTGAATTTGGTTTTGATCAAGATGAGGAATATGAGATGAAACAATGTTCTCTTTTTGATTTTGATCCCCACCAAAAAGCATGGCCAATCTTTGTTGTTGTAATTTCCAGTGTAAATCTTGGTTTATTGAACTCAAGGATTCTATTGAAGATGCCATTGTGCCGTGATGAATGCCCATCGACCCCATTTCTTGAACTCCTGCATTACCTGTCGAGacataatataattaagtaattaaAAATGTAAATCGTTTAATCTTGTATATTAGTCATACACTTCAACATATATCTCATTTAGTACTTATTTTCATCACTTTTTTGGCCCATAAAAAAGTATGGTTACATATTTGAGGACGGATATAATATAATAAAAGTACTTTTTCGAATAACTTAAAATGTTAAATGAGATGGTTATACACTTCAACATTATCGAATCGTTTTGCACCACTATATTCTCACCTTGTTTTAGCATAGAACTTGAGAAAGGGAAATTATTGAATCCCAATAAAGAACCAGAACAACTTCCTGAAGGATCAAGACTAAAACAAGAACTTGATCCAATTGCAGCAGCAGAAGTAGTAGAAATGTCCCCAAACGAAGAAAACTGGTTGAAAATACTGCCAGATGTTGAAGTATTGCTACTTAATCTAGGAAAGTTTAGTCCTCCTAGCTGAAAATCCATAGCTGGTGAAAGACCATGAAAAAATTTAAGCCCACCAATATCTGAAGAAACGCTTGTATCTTTTGAATCACCAGAAAgccttgaagaagaagaagtctTTATCTTCTTGTTTTTCCGGCAACCACCGCCTATCGGAACGTTGCGTAGCGCTCCCCCTTTAGTCCAGTATCTGTTGTCacataatataattaagtaaataaaaaaatGCTCTCTCGAATAGTTTAAACTGTTGAATAGTTCATGAATTCAAATCTCACcgacacacacaaaaaaaaaaatattagatGAAAAGGTCACATAATTCAAAAGTATGTACCTTCTGCAAGTCTTGCAGAAATGTCTTGGTTGTGAAAGACTGTAATTGTTGTAATAACAAAACTTGGTGTTGGGAGAATCACATCTTGGACAATTCAATGATGGTTCTTGTGGCCTTGCCGCCGACGTTTTCCGGCCACCGCCACCGGAGCTCTGGCTTTCCTCTTTGTTATCTGGACTCGTCATAGGAGGAGGATTACAGTAGGCTAAATAACTAGCTTCTAGCtagctgttttttttttttttgggtcaagTGTGAAGAGCTAGGGAAGAAACCCTAATAATGAATAGTGTAAAAATtgaatataaaaattatatataggaAAAGGTAAACAAAGGAGAGGTGGAGGAATAGAGGAAATTAAATTAGTTGTGTTTCAGTTTCCTTTGGAAGAGGCAAAGATTTCTTTCAATGATTTCATGCATGGATTTAATAGAGGATGTTGATGGCTGCTTGTGAACTTCATCAAGaaggttttttctttctttgggtgtgaagagaaaagaaagaaaaaaatatagagaGATATTTGATTATTATAGAGATTGTGATAGAATAAATAAAGTAGGTTACATAGGAAAGAGAATTAGAGATCTCACTAGAAAGTATATATATTCTGATGTTTAAGAAAGAGAAGGATATAAAAAGACAAAAGAGAGTAGATGATCTGATACAGATGAGGCAGAATGGTGAGATCCACATGTAAGTGAAAACAAATAAAGTTAAAAAGGTAATAACTGAGGTTAAAAACAATAAATAATTGGGGAAAAAGAGAGGACTCAGGCTATGTATTTTTCATTTGAAAACAAATACTCACATGAAATAGTATTGGATGAAGTTGATTAATTAATTAACTATACTGTAATAAAAAGTTTTTCGGTCAGAGGCGGAGTTAAGATTTTGAGTTTATGGGTTCTAGAATTCTAAAAAAGATAATTTAATGGGTTCTGGATAATTTATTTATACAAATTAATTGAATTTTATAGTATAAATATAATGTTTGAAACACTGAGTTCTACCAAACTCGTGCGTGGGCTTGTGGCTCCGCCTCTGTTTTCAGTTATAATTAAGtaaagaatttgaaaattaaGTTTTTTCTTAATCATGTATAGCTTTTACATTGTTGGTAATCATATgcggatccagaatttgaagatCGGAGGTGCACTTTTTGGATTCAACTAAAATTTGTTTTGTATATAGGGTGCCCACTAttaatatatattattattttccaaaaatatagTTTACATCATACACGGAATTTTTGCCAAACTTTACAGGTGTCGATGACCCCTCTCAATATAGTATATACAGGTCCTCCTCTAGTTGGCAATATATACGATAATGTATCGTCTGAGATTTGTCTAAGATGAACTTAAACGGAACAGCATAGTTAGTGATGATTTATATATACCACCTCAATTTACTTGAAATTGAAGCATAATTATTGTTGTTATCGCGAGTAACAGTCTGTAACTAAGTTGTTACATATTAATTAATCCATTTCcccaaaatatatttaaaaatggTTATTCCTTTGTAGGACAACTGCAGCACAAGCTCGACTGCAGTAAACTTAGATAATAGCTTTAATTCAAGCACCAATTGAATGCATGCATGCATGCAAACAACACCATTATCGAATTGTGGGAAGATGTCTAGCTCcaataaatagaatttttttttcatgcTAATGCATTGAATTACTGAATGGATGTGATAGGAGAGAATGTAGGTATCAAAGTGGAAATTAAGTATAATAGTACTCTAATTGTCCCTATATACTTTCTTTTTTAGTCtgtcaaaaaataatattttccttgattCTATCAATAACATAATTTTAAGACATAAATATGTCTATAACATATTCCCTtcattcacttttacttgtcatgTTTCGTTTTTCGAGAGTCAGTTTGACTAATTTTCGAAGTTAAATGCATTagatttaattttttaatattttaaaattataatttaaataTTCGAAAACCATATGAAAAGTATTATAATTTGTAATTTTTCTCATACTAATACGGTGAGAAAATACATGTTAAAATGTTGGTCAAAGTTTATGTAGTTTGACTTTCGAAAAGCGAAAcatgacaagtaaaagtgaacggagagaGTATTTTataccacaaatttcaaaagaaaaattcTTAAACTTCGTGTTCAACCAAATACCGTCGCATAAATTAGGACGGGCGGATAATGTATAGTGTGAAGAAAGTACAAAAAGAGTAGGAGAAGGATCTCAGAGTATAGGGTCAGTGCTAGTAGTGATGAGTGTGAGAAAAGAGGAAACAGTTGCTGTGTGGGAATGGCAGGGACAACAGCCTTGTCTCTTCCTTCTTATGTAATGTCCCTTTTACTCTCATTTAACCCCACCTTTTTTGCAGGCTTCCACATATTAAGAAGCTTACACCTTTTACAACCCCATCCCTGGCCCCCTCTACCGCTATTTAATTCTCTATTTCATTAATGTAATCTATTATGAGTAGCTCGTGTTTCGAGCCTGAGTATGAAATCGTCTTTGTTATGATCAGTTAGTTTTAATATGGGATCTTTTGATCCGTGCAAATTTGGATTTTGTTTGTTCTTAATACGAGTATCGGATATCTAgtgaaaaaatcagaaaaaagtcTTTTATAAGTGTACTACATTCTAGGCATATATATGCCGGAGCGGAGCTAGAGACCGAGGTGCAGAATGATTTCTCTTATAAGGATATATTAACTAGGAGGAAGCTACAAAGTTGACGTGATGCCACAAAAATAGCATTGGGTGACTTTCTTTTTTAAATAGAGAATAGTATTATTTAGAAAGACTAGACTTGTTCTCTAACCAGCTTTACATAGCTTTTGATATCACTGTTTAAAATTAACCTTCTTAATAAAAAAATTCCATGGAATTGCCAACTTATTGGAGATGACTTAATTATTATTCATTTACTTTTAAAATCACTAGCTAGGCTGCTTGAATATATTCGTACTATACTTTACTCGACATGACGggatctttattttcttttccattCACTATCGGATACCCGCATTGAAGTCCAGCTAATCCGAATTCGCTTTGCATAAGCCCTATTAAAGAGAAAAGTGTTCCGTACCAATATCTTCCTATTCCAGAGATTGAACCCGAGAGGTCGAGACTTCTGATCAAGGATAGTGTGATCCTAAAAATATTTATCCTACTATAAGCCGTGGTAGTTGAtctttatattattattattattattaaaataactCTTTGGCAAGAGAAGGACAAAGAGAGGAACAGTTGATGGTACCTTTCTTTTGTTATGGGCAAGATGTACGTACGATCACTGAATTAATGCAGTAGAAAAACGAATAATAACTGTAGCGACCAAGTTCTGATTGTGATTCATTGACTAAATTTTAGTTAATATACGACCAAGCTTCTACCTTTATGAACTGTCTCTACTTACTATTTGTATTTTGTACCTTTTGCATTATTTCCCCCCGGCATTTAAGTTTGTATGTTGCATTCTAATTAGCATGTTCTTTAATTCGATACCAAGGGAAAACTAAAAATATCATTTTGTTTCTCAATCTTAGTAGCAATAGAATATAACAATAgaattaggggtgtacatagattgggttggttcggatttgacaattaccaaaccaaacaaattgtgtcggattattaaatctaaagatcaAATCAATAAAACTCGGGGTTTTCACTCTCGGTTTTCTCGGGTTtggtttttcgggtttttttcccgagtaaaatcttcgtagaacaaaacatataaattgtgctcaaaatatttctttaatctagtaagatacaactatataaagtattttccaagaaaataatacaaaatatgagatgtgtcatggcattatcctaaaatattcaacaataaagacaataaaattatgtaatataaatattgctaattaaaaagccataataaaaataaacataatctaaaagtactaagtcatgctaaaataagtagactaataagggagtattaattacatgactaaacgctaaagaaaaaataaaaatatgttatgtatttttatctaaattattgcaaaacaaaatatagatattcaatacattcttgttcatagtattgaattaaatgttttttgttagcattagcattgatttgattttggtttaggcttttgttagcattatttagtTTACTattgttaatggctataaaacttattggaacattcaaaagttctaagtccaaccttgaaataataccttaaaagataaaattatgaaattttttaagaaatatttataaattacatcacaataagtatatttatatattaaatatatctaaaatttctatatatgtaatgtcgggttggtttggtttcggtttgactttctttaattaaaaccaaaccaattatggtcgggtttttttttataaacaccaaaccaaatcaaatcaaaccatagtcgggttttttttctcgatttggtacggtttgtcggtttcctttgtacacccctaaatAGAATTATTACGTCTGAGATGAgtttgggatatatatatatatatatatatatatatatatatatatatatatatatatatatatatatatatatggccggacaactattttaatTCTCCTCTTAAATAGGCCTTGAATCGACAATGTGAGCTAGCACGATTACTACTAATTTTTTTCCAATATTAGTCTATGGGACTAGGAGGTCATGAGTTtaagccgtggaaacaacctcttgcagaaatacagggtaaggttgcgtactATAGACACCCTTGTGGTCCGACCCTTCCCCCGACCCCGTGCataacgggagcttagtgcaccaagCTGCCTTTTTTTTAATTAGTCTATTTGATGTATGACTATCCAACAGGACGGGACAGGACGGGACGACATTTAAGCGGGACGGCAGTGGGACGAGACGAAATGGTCGTCCCATCCCGTCCCGCTAACAAACGAGACGGGACGAGACGGGACGGGACGAGATGGGACGAGACGGGACGAGACGGGACGGAACGGGACGGGACGGGTTCGTGGGCgttaagtgtatttttttttttaaaaaaaaacgtctagttttttaaaaattactatgtttttaaaatttgcaacggctagatttttgacttatttaataaacttaaatgttattatgttaaaacaaaaattagaaaactaagtaaagaattataaaatattaaaacaaaagacttgtaatgaaatattctagtaattgtaaatttataatagagttataatttatttaatataatttcaaagtattaactattaagtaactaagacaattcataaaaaaaattcaatgcttagagccttttattttattaatggaactttcaaatctcaaatacaaatataattcttttgaagagtACCTATTCTACGCAGTCACCTTCTAGGAAGGGTTCTGTTTGAACTAGGCCTCTTAGTAGCcaattacaaattatcatactaatatttgtaagctcctatatagcttctttgtaacttatcaataatatctctcggacATTGTTCTGGAATTGGCAGTGTtgaatgttgattgatgttctATGAGCTCCATGTCGTCATCGGTCCCAGTGCTAAGTATCTCattgtatttttcttctt
Proteins encoded:
- the LOC104224357 gene encoding dof zinc finger protein DOF5.7, translated to MTSPDNKEESQSSGGGGRKTSAARPQEPSLNCPRCDSPNTKFCYYNNYSLSQPRHFCKTCRRYWTKGGALRNVPIGGGCRKNKKIKTSSSSRLSGDSKDTSVSSDIGGLKFFHGLSPAMDFQLGGLNFPRLSSNTSTSGSIFNQFSSFGDISTTSAAAIGSSSCFSLDPSGSCSGSLLGFNNFPFSSSMLKQGNAGVQEMGSMGIHHGTMASSIESLSSINQDLHWKLQQQRLAMLFGGDQNQKENIVSSHIPHLDQNQIQKPQPILFQNLDISSKQQEEEAAVFGNNINSRKDHGSGSDHGNNNLATEWFFDNSFGTVNPTSTNSSSGNANDQNNNNNWNSIQAWSNLNQYSTLP